The DNA window TCTAAAATTTCTGATTCTTCAAATTTTTGAGAAGAAAATACCGTTTTTGGGAATTTTCTCTGAACCACCGCTTTACAGAAATAACTCAACACAAAATCATCCGCATTTTGCCAAGTTTTTATTGCGCTCAGTACATCTGTATCATCCAGTTGTGTAAAACGATTCACATCTTCTTCTGTCGCTTTTTCGAAATCAGTTTTGTACAAGAAATATTTTAAATTTCCGTAAGCTTCCACTTGTTTTCCTTCAGAAATGAGCTGTTTTGCTCTGCTCAAGATTTTGACTAAAAGATGTTCTGCCAAAGCCGAAGTTTTATGATAGTAAACCTGCCAATACATAAACATTCTTGCCGTGAGGAAATTTTCAATAGAATAAACCCCTTTTTCATCAATCAGAAGTTCATCATCTTTTACATTCATCATCGAAATAATTCTCTGCGTGTTCACACTTCCTTCTGAAACTCCCGTAAAGAAACTGTCTCGCTTCAAATAATCTAATCTATCTACATCTAACTGCGAAGTAATCAATTGGTTAAAGAATTTACGATGGTATTTTCCTTGAAACATTTCTATCGCCAAATCTAACTCACCATTAAACTCATCATTCAATTTTTTCATCAATAAAATCGAGAGTTTCTCGTGATGCCAATCTTCCATCAAAAGACTTTCTAAAGCGTGAGAATACGGACCATGACCTACATCGTGCAATAAAATAGCGAGAAGCGCCGCTTTTTCTTCTTCGTCTGAAATTTTTACATTTTTCAGTTTCAAAGTTTCTAGCGCTGTAAACATGAGATGCATTGCACCTAAAGCATGATGAAATCTGGTATGAGTAGCTCCCGGAAAAACTAAACTCAACAATCCTGTTTGAGAAATTCTGCGCAATCTCTGAAAATAACGATGCTCTAACACATCATACAAAATTTCGTAAGGAATTTTTATAAAACCATGAACTGGGTCGTTGATAATTTTGAGTTTATTGGTGCTCATTTGTATAGATAAATGATGATTGATAAATGATTTTTCAAATTTACGGAAATTTAGTTTAACAGATTTTTAATTCATCTCATGCTTTACGACTTCTTCTGTCACAAAAAATAAAATAAGTTTTTTAGTTATAAAATTTAGAGTTCTTACAATAGAAGTTTTACACCATTTTTTCCGCATTGTCTGTTTATGGTTTTTCTACCTTTTTTTGTCTTTTTTGAGACATTTGTTCGAATCAAGTTCGAATCAAGTTCGAATCAGCTTCGGAAAAAGGGTACTTTTTGCGAACAAAACTCGAGTTTGACTGCCACTTGATTCAACTCAAACCCTTATTTGTTTTCTTCAAAACGCCATATAAAGTTCTGGTATAATAAGAAGCAAGTATCTTGCCTTTGTCCTGCAAGTAAAATGCAAGCAGACATTAACTACCCTTTCCTTTGACTTTCCTTTGACTTTCCTTTGACATTGCTTTGGGTAGGGTTTGTGTCTGTGTCGTCCTAAAATTGTGTCGTCCTAAAATAACTATACAGGTTATTTAATAAATCCTATTTTAGTTATACAAATATAATTCTTAATCCTAAATTTACTATACCATTGTTTTTTTATCATTAAATTTTTTATTGTATTTTT is part of the Cloacibacterium normanense genome and encodes:
- a CDS encoding HD domain-containing protein, producing the protein MSTNKLKIINDPVHGFIKIPYEILYDVLEHRYFQRLRRISQTGLLSLVFPGATHTRFHHALGAMHLMFTALETLKLKNVKISDEEEKAALLAILLHDVGHGPYSHALESLLMEDWHHEKLSILLMKKLNDEFNGELDLAIEMFQGKYHRKFFNQLITSQLDVDRLDYLKRDSFFTGVSEGSVNTQRIISMMNVKDDELLIDEKGVYSIENFLTARMFMYWQVYYHKTSALAEHLLVKILSRAKQLISEGKQVEAYGNLKYFLYKTDFEKATEEDVNRFTQLDDTDVLSAIKTWQNADDFVLSYFCKAVVQRKFPKTVFSSQKFEESEILEKIERANQKFGIENGDQLVEQISRTLLPYDNQKQPIFLLKRDGRKIKLEDAETQILSAHINQPTTKNILFFPREI